The following are encoded together in the Sparus aurata chromosome 1, fSpaAur1.1, whole genome shotgun sequence genome:
- the LOC115586685 gene encoding lysophosphatidic acid receptor 2-like has translation MDTQTDDTEGCYYNRTVKFFYEQSGKNISDYWRPRDYVIVTLGMGVCFIVIFSNLLVIGAILKNRRFHFPIYYLLGNLALADLFSGVSYLHLMFHTGPWTIKLSKYQWFVRQGLIDTSLTASVLNLLAVAVERHQTIFNMQLHSKMSTRRVFIIMLFIWVVAIIMGLVPTMGWHCLCDLVHCSTMAPLYSRSYLVFWGSLNLLTFTIMLAVYTRIFLYVKHKSKQMSQHTTQMRHRETVFNLMKTVSMILGCFVVCWTPGLVVLLLDGLGCDECKVLRYEKYCLVLAECNSFVNPIIYSFRDNDMRRTFKEILCCLFRRGRGNGNSSGVHFNTLEHENYKSRTAEPLERSNGRPLIHEGSEDATVSSEKWN, from the exons ATGGATACGCAGACCGATGACACGGAGGGATGCTACTACAACCGCACGGTCAAGTTTTTCTACGAGCAGAGCGGCAAGAACATCAGCGACTACTGGCGCCCGCGCGACTATGTGATCGTCACTTTGGGCATGGGCGTGTGCTTCATCGTCATCTTCTCCAACCTTCTGGTCATAGGCGCCATTTTAAAGAACCGGCGCTTTCACTTTCCCATCTACTACCTGTTGGGTAACCTGGCTCTGGCGGACCTCTTCTCAG GTGTCTCCTACCTCCACTTGATGTTTCATACCGGTCCCTGGACCATTAAGCTGTCCAAGTACCAGTGGTTTGTGCGACAGGGGCTGATCGACACCAGCCTGACGGCGTCGGTCCTCAACCTCCTGGCCGTGGCGGTGGAGCGCCACCAAACCatcttcaacatgcagctgcaCAGTAAGATGAGCACGCGACGCGTTTTCATCATCATGCTGTTCATCTGGGTGGTGGCCATCATCATGGGCCTGGTTCCCACCATGGGCTGGCACTGCCTGTGCGACCTGGTACACTGCTCCACCATGGCGCCGCTGTACAGCCGCAGCTACCTGGTGTTCTGGGGAAGTCTCAACCTGCTGACGTTCACCATCATGTTGGCCGTCTACACCCGGATCTTTCTCTACGTGAAGCACAAGAGCAAGCAGATGTCGCAGCACACCACCCAGATGAGACACAGGGAGACGGTGTTCAACCTGATGAAGACCGTCTCCATGATCCTGG GTTGTTTTGTGGTCTGCTGGACTCCCGGcctggtggtgctgctgctcgACGGCCTGGGCTGCGACGAGTGCAAGGTGCTGCGCTACGAGAAGTACTGCCTGGTGCTGGCCGAGTGCAACTCCTTCGTCAACCCCATCATCTACTCCTTCAGGGACAACGACATGAGGAGGACCTTCAAGGAGATCCTGTGCTGCCTGTTCCGGCGAGGCCGCGGCAACGGCAACAGCTCCGGAGTTCACTTTAACACCCTGGAGCACGAG AACTATAAGTCTCGTACTGCTGAGCCGTTGGAGAGGAGCAACGGGAGGCCCCTCATCCACGAAGGCTCAGAAGACGCGACCGTCTCCTCTGAGAAGTGGAATTAA